A single genomic interval of Zobellia nedashkovskayae harbors:
- a CDS encoding 3'-5' exonuclease — MLYKINLEHILFLDIETVPEEADFETLNDEKKELWEQKTRYQRKDEFTAEEFYERAGIWAEFGKIVCISVGYFRISGETKTFRTTSFHGDEAKLLKEFKNLLDGHFGSPKHLLCGHNAKEFDFPYIARRMIINGIQLPYKLNLFGKKPWEITHLDTMELWKFGDYKNFTSLKLLANILGIPSPKQDIDGSMVREVYYKENDLDRIVTYCELDVVTTAQVFLRLRGDELLDDNNIKSI, encoded by the coding sequence GTGTTATACAAAATTAACCTTGAACATATTCTTTTTTTAGACATTGAAACCGTTCCAGAAGAAGCGGATTTTGAGACATTGAACGATGAGAAGAAAGAACTGTGGGAACAGAAAACTCGATACCAGCGAAAAGATGAATTTACTGCTGAAGAGTTTTATGAGCGTGCGGGTATTTGGGCAGAATTTGGTAAAATTGTCTGTATTTCTGTCGGTTACTTTCGTATAAGCGGAGAAACCAAAACCTTCAGAACCACTTCCTTTCATGGTGACGAAGCAAAACTTTTAAAAGAGTTTAAAAACCTGTTAGATGGCCATTTTGGCTCACCGAAACATTTACTTTGTGGGCATAATGCAAAAGAATTTGACTTTCCTTACATTGCACGTAGAATGATCATTAATGGAATTCAACTACCGTACAAACTTAATCTTTTTGGTAAAAAACCATGGGAAATTACGCATTTAGATACCATGGAACTCTGGAAATTTGGTGACTACAAGAATTTTACTTCGCTTAAATTATTAGCGAATATTTTAGGTATTCCTTCCCCCAAACAAGATATTGATGGTAGTATGGTACGCGAGGTTTATTACAAAGAAAATGACCTAGATAGAATCGTAACGTATTGTGAGCTTGATGTAGTTACAACGGCACAAGTGTTTTTACGCTTGCGCGGAGATGAGTTGTTGGATGATAACAACATAAAAAGTATCTAG